The Culex pipiens pallens isolate TS chromosome 2, TS_CPP_V2, whole genome shotgun sequence DNA window TGGTGAGGAAGCCCCTTCAAGTATGCAGCAGACAGAGCAGTGGCCCCTCTGGAAGTGCATGTCGAAAGCTACTGAATTATGTATAATGCTGGCAAAGTGTGGAAAACCGCGAGCGAACGAACGCAAAAGGGGCCAGGCTTTTCCTTTTCCACTTACAGCAGCTGGCAGAGGAAGAAAGTTTGTTTCGCCTGAAATTTgaacgtagcctagtggtaaagttctcgcctcgtaagcggtagatcggggttcaaatcccggctcggaccctGGGTGACGAACTGGTGTtcgtttcccttctggattcgattgcttagaaAAAGGAAGGTCAGACACCTCAGGAAAGGCGACTtgtggaatgttaacattaaccttaacatgttaacataaagttaagaaatagccactgaatccactttgtacacggagagactgtgcccagaaatttcaacaattaaaattgttgattttactttcgtaaattttaacaaaaacgtacttgttactgccaatattccgttaaaataactaaaattcagttataatttaataacctgtttgttgaaaatgctagaggcaaaaagctaacagatttcccgaactcgaatgaacgtgctcgactgttagctttggttttaggaaaatcaaaaattttgttggttgaatataattaacaattggttgaatatttaaaagatgaacttgggtttgtttacgtctgtcatttgaagtcaggattcgaacgagagcggtcgatttgttgagtttgtgttgttaattgtgaagtaagaggatgtgaaaggtgaaaatcacactatttggctaagTTGAATCGGCAAATCGAAGTGCACACTGCTGCAACTGTgaaggtggaattggtgagtaagtttgttgatgatttctttgcaggtgataaactatgaagagcaagacgaggacattcgcaatggggacctctgatgcgaggggactttatgataatgtttgaaggaaagagaggggcagtggaaggaagaggcgggccaactcttacacgacaatacttgcacgggcagatttaacaaaatgttggttaatctaagtaagtatgggtttaattttacacaacaattacgatggatacaatttaaatgaaccattattttttcagaatcatcaaccataaaatacatggaaatgcgtacacattatatcaaaataaaaattcgatggtgggaaatgtctaaaaaaaaataaaatttataaaagatatacaaaagaagatattaatattttaaaaatgctgttgaaaaagactgctcaataaactggtaagtaaaactcaaaatattgttttcaggaatcggagtacgttgaataaattgaatcaaatgcaatgaaagtgtgttgccaaaagtagttgttaaattagtgcaaacttggtaagtagcattattgatatttcttgttaataattacatttatttacgttccttttatcagtttagagccgaaattattttttttattagattaataataaatttcatatgtctatttgcagcaaaaggttcgccTTGGTGTAAATTgtgtgtccaaccacaagaaaaataactaaacatgagaccgttgtagatgatgacgacttatcggatgatttcacagtgatggtaagtgaatacaacacttaattgtatacaacataataaaaatataagcttaaaacttggtgaaaattttactcGGTTTCTACTTTTAAGGAATTTACGAGAAATTGAAcatcttttttgaacatttttaacaaaatttgtaaaatgctttttttattatatttttttaaaacattaatcaaacttaacatgttttataataacaattaaaaaaatacaaataatacaagtacaacaaattaatttgtgaggcattattacaaaattaactgcaaattcaataaaaatattgctaactaCAGCTAATtactgactacatgtacgaatatttttctgtattcaagcaagacatttgttaaaaatatagctagaaattcggcccagcctgtatcgttaaataattaaagaaaatatatatagacactaacataaattatgtttaaataagaaatgttttgtaacaaaccactaataatttgctgcatgcaaaaatatttcagttgatacaacggaaaaaaatgtttaaacatagttgaaaaatattgtccagcctgttttttacagaatattcaacaatatttcagctgaaaacaaaaaaaaaattgttaattttctgaaaaaaaaaattcagtcagtcgactgctagaattttttttcggtcatttaaccaacaaaaatggcaattctaactatttttttagttaattttacctactggtggtcagcaatttcgagttaacaaaatcaacaatcgattgttgaaaaaaagctgtgtaaaaaattaacccatacttttagttaaattaaccaagaatttcttagatttgccctggccggtctctccgtgtaaatgcggccccgatactcttcatgggtcaagggaaaaaaaatcgtatttatgtaattttgtatgggagttcTGTGCATACTTGTGACACATAGTACATATTCACATTCATAGCATACTTTTGATacatatttttctgattttgtttacattttgttgTACCAAATGGGCGTTGTCAAAAGATAACACACAAGTGACGGTTTATTTCTACATTGAAGTAACCTCGCTTCTCCAGTCATTTCAGTTTGAAAGCTGAAACTGAATCTTATTAAATTCCGATTAGATTCCGAATTGAACTGACTGGGTCAAACAGCTTTGAACTTTAAACGTTGATTCGGATAGCATCCCTAAGCGCTGgccaaaagcaattttatgtagaatttttacaatttcgtTTCAATGGTGGACGCTCGCGCGTAAGTTAAGGTCAGTTTGCTGTCAAAACGAGAGTGTAAATTGATAGCCCGACCGTAAACTTTGTCAACTTTCGCCACACGACCACCACTGGAAAATTGCAGCTAGTTTATGAAAATGGCAAAATGTAATTTCTTGACACAGCTAAGTTTGCCAAGCGCAAGTTAAAACATTtggtttaatttcatttaaaaatacagATCAGGATCGATATcgtgtaaaaatgaaaaattagccTGAACATGAGCAtaagagaccacccatggttgcccctccgtttctgaacagaaccgtaatatcctttcagcactactgataaTAGGTTTCGACGATCAatagtgtttcccttatcaacagcatgtatgaacgcgctgaaaagataaaacatcataattgctaaaactagatcagttgcgaatagataacagtcattggccaaaaacggcgcccgccatgtcagtttgtagttCTTGAGTTTAAGAAACAGGAATTTTAGTGctactaaatgaaaaatgaatgaaaagctGAAATACTGTCTGATCGTCTGATAAAAAACTCGTCGGTTTTGCTAAGaaactttactttttttaaataatttttttaggaTCAAAAAGAGCAAACTGAGGTTTATCCAATTTACTGTTCAAAGATTCTTTAGCtttgtttgaaaacttttaaatttattgtttcatATTTGTGACACAATACTTTACAGATGTAAACATATTtaataacatttaaatttaatttatatgaaGCGAAGATTTGCCATTACCTAATGATTCGATACAaactttcagctcagacggatCATTCAACCGAGTAAGCTTAGATCACTCCCTGCAGTCGTTCCTTAAGCACCACAAACACAGAGTAACTCGTTTGCACCATCGCACCAAACTGCTCGATACTCAAGGGATAGAAGCGAGCTGCCGTGAGTCCTTCCCACTTTTGAGACCGTGTGATTATCAGTGAAAGACCTTTTTGAATGTCCAACGGAAACTCACTCCACTGGGCTTCAAACGCTGATCGTCCAACGGTGATGCTCTGGGAATCAAAAAGTTGAGCTTATGTACCATCAAATGGGGTTAGTAGGAATCTCCACATTGAGAAATCAACGAACTTTTTTTGTTCTGTGTTTGGTCTACCTAAATCAACATGATTCACTCAGCCCATGTATCCCAATTTACCTCAGAATAAATTTTAACCATTTACCTTTTCTGTTAGCTCATTGCCCAATTTGCAGAATGCGTACGTTTCAGAGGATATCATAACTAAAAGCACCACCAGGTTCAATGAGTTTTTAGTAGGGttctagaaaaaaatcatattttcaacTGCAAAAATTAACATGATTTGCTTACATTAGTGACACACAAAATCATACATATCCAAATGAGTGCGGTATCAACCATCTGCACTAGAACTGCAACATTTGACAATCTCTCGAAAATACGAATGCATCTGAAATAGTCAAAAAGATGTTTATTTTATGCATTAAATTTCACGTAAAGTTACCGTAATCCATCAGCGTGCATATTGACGATTTCGGCAAAATGATCACGCAACTCTTTGCCAGAGAATTCATGAATCTTTTCAAGTTTGTGCGAAactaaatcgaaaattaaattgaTGCTCCTAATACTACCCGAAGCTACAATTCCAGATATAGACACTCTGAAGCCGTAAATACAATGGCTTGCGAATGCACAAACATAATATATCAAATAGTGAAAAATGTTCCGACGAATATCCAAATCGTAAAAGCTGTTATAAGAAAtcataaattaataaatcaCTTTTCAAGTCATTCGTTTCAGATTAACTTACTGAATTTCAGTCATTGTAATAAAATCCTGCTCAATGGTTCCATTCTGACGATTCATTACGTAAATTGCAGTTGTTTGAAGCAATGGTACcattagaaaaaatatcaataatatCAGTGGAAAGGTCATATATGCTTTTGCAGCTTTATCCATTGCTTGGTTAGTGACCGTTACCATTTTGAACTCATGTGATTTGGCACCATAAGAACGAACTGAAATGCAAGAAATAATCATAATTGCTGCTAAAATAAGAAGACTTTCAAATTTCACCTTTATCAAAAACGCCCTGCAGGACGGCGATCATATCCTCAAACTCGGCCTGCTTCCACGCAAAAATCAACACTCGAATCTCAATGTTGAACAGCACCAGCAGCTCCGAATAGCCACGAATCATCAGGTCCACCTGGCTGCCGAACCTGTAACCCAACATGGGCACCAAAACGACCAACCACGGAAACAGCAAAGTCAGTGCGAATTTTCGCAAGTTGCGCCGGGGCCAACCTAACCCTGTGGCGGTCAAAACTTTCTTGAAGAACGGCATGACCTCGAAGGGGTCTTGGGCGGCCAGGAACTCCATCGTGCTGGTTAAACGACTAATTGGACACTGTACAGTAAAGCATTGTTCGATCGGTTATTTATTTGCTCTGATTTAGGTACTGGTTTCTACTAGATTTTCCTTGATCAATATTTCATTATCTatcgattagattagacaaaGGTGACGAAATGACACTCTATTTCCCCTTCTATAATATAACAAAGCAAACATGATATGTTGGTTCATAGAATAACAAATTGctttgttttaaacattttaaatgaataaaatatgtGGCAATCATTTTGCATGAACTCGACAGCTCTTCTGGCAACCATCAGCTTGCTTGGTTGCATGACGTCGCTACGCCTGCCTCAATCTTTTCTGCAGTGTagcagtgctgccagaagagagtgaagaagaagttgaagttttcagcgGTGGTGTTATAAACTCAGTAACATTCTTAATATTTGACGAAtctcttcggtaaagttgttcCCTAGAACATAAACTATGAGCTTAAGGCGCTCAAAACTGGCTAACGGTAAAACGCATTGATTTTACGGGTAAAATCCAATTCAACTTCAAAGTCAAAGCACCAGGTgctgtcgcaaccaatcaagttcatatttgggattcgggctCAGCACTAGCAATCTTTACTCACCATCTGTCGATTACGTGATTTCAAAACGTATGATGAATTCTTTTGTCGGTAGGGTCAGGCGGAATCTATCTATATACAAAAATTCGATGCTTTTGTTCGAACGCAAATTAGTTCAATGCGGAGCgttggatcgaggtgctcttttatgcgttgggttcgtataagtacaaggaaggttcttacgccaaaaagtgacaactttggcaactctggaaccgattccggaaattctgcagattgtatggaaaaagttacgtaaaatcacattttgatcacaggagcaataagcaaacaatttaccaaggcttcatccataaagtacgtcacgctaaaatcagccaaaatctacccccctctccccctttgtcacgcttttcctttacttataacatgcaatgtcacacttgctcagaccccccctccccccctagagcgtgacatactttatggatgacgcccaacGTCAAGAAACGGAAaaaagacaagacgaagtttgtcgggtttagCTTGTTTTGTATAAATTTTGCATGTTACCAACCAGGACTAAGCTAACTACCTAATATCTAGGTTAGAccagggccaacatttacttctctgtcggacggaaggcgtgatcagacaagtctcgtctcgaaaaatgccaccatcgGGGCCGACTGGTATCAAACCCAGGCCAACAGGGGTTTTGGaatgttggttgaatattacctccttTTTGAGTactattactcaaaaaatgtgtaataatgtgattctgatgaaaattcaccgaTTCCTGATTTAatgctcaccttcaaatttgacttttaaacttaaaaatcaaaaattctcataGAAATGGTGTGTACTTTtctttcattgtatttttttcacgcAAAATCTGTTACCATTttgtgatgaatattaccatcattttgccttcctcactgaggtaaggctataatcctgctctataaatgaactttgtaaaaaaacgtcgtagacccaccttcatgtatacatatcgactcagaatcaaaaactgaacaaatgtctgtgtgtatgtgtgtgtgtgtgtgtgtgtgtgtgtgtgtgtgtgtgtgtgtgtgtatgtatgtgtgtgtgtatgtatgtatgtgaccaacaaactagctcatgtttctcggcactggctgaaccgatttgacccgaacctgttgcattcgacttgatttagggtcccatagatcgagttttatacagattgaagtttcgataagtagttcaaaagttatgtataaaaatgtgttttcacatatatccggatctcacttaaatgtatgtaaactatgtccgggtccatcatccgacccatcgttggttaggttatcaaaaaaaatttccaacgagtccaacacattgaagatctggcaaccctgtctcgagatatggccccttaagtgatattggtgtactttttggaagccgagtctcacttaaatgtaggtaaactatgttcggatccaccattcgacccatcgttggttaggttattgaaagacctttccaacgagtccaaaacaatgaagatctggcaaccctgtctcgagatatggccacttaagtgatatttatgttcttttttattccagatctaaaaaatagaggaaatttgtgtacagccattgatggtaatgagtgaagaaggctccaaccacataggtggatttagttagtttttttctgtGACGTTTACCACTGCACCACCCCGAGCAGAGGTAAAtaacacaggaataccaaattcTGGTATAACTTTTGGAAatttcagcgaccaaaatgtgcagcAATGCCCTTTTTTtgcatgagcaattccagccctaAACAGGATTTTCGACCCCCTCCtcgacaaacttatgggaaattgtacgagctttccggtaaaaatattttcgagattgaaaaaacaagtctgtcttatagaaaatgccaaaaaccaccaaaaacccaattttttcaaaaaaaaaatatatatatatttttaaaatcgctgtatcttcccaaagattggacataggacaatggtcaatatggagacttttatgtaaaattgcagcgttttcggtttttgaaaattctgacgcttagagcacttttctaaaaaacaatattagtaaatgatttttgtattttaataggagagttgctccatcctaatTTTTCGCGAGTCTTTttataacatcttaggctattttcacaaaaaaataacgaaaaaaatcgtgggctcaccttaacatttgatttttaaacttaaaaatctaaaattcccaTAGAAGtagtgtgtatttttttcagagagcctgtcaaatttcctacaagtttgtctttgagaACTTTTTTATActatgcaacggcttcgagttgcagcagtttttaaattacgaaacacaaaaatattggaaacacttacgcccttctcaaaagtCACTAttgagtgcaactggctctatatacacaaaaatgcctTAATGGGAATTGCTCAGATGGTAAATTACCACGAAATCATACCAACATCTTGTAAG harbors:
- the LOC120413081 gene encoding uncharacterized protein LOC120413081; amino-acid sequence: MEFLAAQDPFEVMPFFKKVLTATGLGWPRRNLRKFALTLLFPWLVVLVPMLGYRFGSQVDLMIRGYSELLVLFNIEIRVLIFAWKQAEFEDMIAVLQGVFDKGEI